The Lysobacter capsici genome has a segment encoding these proteins:
- the atpA gene encoding F0F1 ATP synthase subunit alpha → MASTQLNPSEISELIKTRIEKVKLAAEARNEGTVTSVSDGIVRIHGLADVMQGEMIELPNNTFALALNLERDSVGAVVLGDYEHLREGDIAKTTARILEVPVGRELLGRVVNALGEPIDGKGPIGAAMTAPVERVAPGVIWRKSVDQPVQTGYKTVDAMIPIGRGQRELIIGDRQTGKTALAIDAIINQKGTGIKCVYVAIGQKASSVANVVRKLEENGALAHTIVVAATASESAAMQYISAYSGCTMGEYFLDRGEDALIVYDDLSKQAVAYRQISLLLKRPPGREAYPGDVFYLHSRLLERAARVSTEYVEKFTNGEVKGKTGSLTALPIIETQAGDVSAFVPTNVISITDGQIFLETDLFNAGIRPAVNAGISVSRVGGAAQTKIVKKLSGGIRIALAQYRELAAFAQFASDLDEATRKQLERGQRVTELMKQKQYAPMSIALQSLSIYAVDKGFMDDVPVNKIGAFEEALHAHFTNTAGELVDQINATGNWNDDIEGAFKKGIEEFKQTGTW, encoded by the coding sequence ATGGCAAGCACCCAGCTCAACCCGTCCGAAATCAGTGAACTGATCAAGACCCGCATCGAGAAGGTCAAGCTGGCCGCCGAAGCGCGCAACGAAGGCACCGTCACCTCGGTGTCCGACGGCATCGTGCGCATCCACGGCCTGGCTGACGTGATGCAGGGCGAAATGATCGAACTGCCGAACAACACCTTCGCGCTCGCGCTGAACCTGGAGCGCGACTCGGTCGGCGCCGTGGTCCTGGGCGATTACGAACACCTGCGCGAAGGCGACATCGCCAAGACCACCGCGCGCATCCTGGAAGTGCCGGTCGGTCGCGAACTGCTCGGCCGCGTGGTCAACGCGCTCGGCGAGCCGATCGACGGCAAGGGTCCGATCGGCGCGGCGATGACCGCTCCGGTGGAGCGCGTCGCCCCGGGCGTGATCTGGCGCAAGTCGGTCGATCAGCCGGTGCAGACCGGTTACAAGACCGTCGACGCGATGATCCCGATCGGCCGCGGCCAGCGCGAGCTGATCATCGGCGACCGTCAGACCGGCAAGACCGCGCTGGCGATCGACGCGATCATCAACCAGAAGGGCACCGGCATTAAGTGCGTGTACGTCGCGATCGGCCAGAAGGCCAGCTCGGTCGCCAACGTCGTGCGCAAGCTGGAAGAAAACGGCGCGCTCGCCCACACCATCGTGGTCGCCGCGACCGCGTCGGAATCGGCCGCGATGCAGTACATCAGCGCCTACTCGGGCTGCACCATGGGCGAGTACTTCCTCGACCGCGGCGAAGACGCGCTGATCGTGTACGACGATCTGTCCAAGCAGGCCGTGGCCTACCGCCAGATCTCGCTGCTGCTCAAGCGCCCGCCGGGTCGCGAAGCCTATCCGGGCGACGTGTTCTACCTGCACAGCCGCCTGCTCGAGCGCGCCGCGCGCGTGTCGACCGAGTACGTCGAGAAGTTCACCAACGGCGAAGTGAAGGGCAAGACCGGTTCGCTGACCGCGCTGCCGATCATCGAAACCCAGGCCGGCGACGTTTCGGCGTTCGTGCCGACCAACGTGATCTCGATCACCGACGGCCAGATCTTCCTGGAAACCGACCTGTTCAACGCCGGCATCCGCCCGGCCGTGAACGCCGGTATCTCGGTGTCGCGCGTCGGTGGCGCGGCCCAGACCAAGATCGTCAAGAAGCTGTCCGGCGGTATCCGTATCGCCCTGGCCCAGTACCGCGAGCTGGCGGCGTTCGCGCAGTTCGCTTCCGACCTCGACGAAGCCACCCGCAAGCAGCTCGAGCGTGGTCAGCGCGTCACCGAGCTGATGAAGCAGAAGCAGTACGCGCCGATGTCGATCGCCCTGCAGTCGCTGTCGATCTACGCGGTCGACAAGGGCTTCATGGACGACGTGCCGGTGAACAAGATCGGTGCGTTCGAAGAAGCGCTGCACGCGCACTTCACCAATACCGCCGGCGAGCTGGTCGACCAGATCAACGCCACCGGCAATTGGAACGACGACATCGAAGGCGCCTTCAAGAAGGGCATCGAAGAGTTCAAGCAGACCGGGACCTGGTGA
- the atpG gene encoding F0F1 ATP synthase subunit gamma — protein MAGGREIKTKIKSVQNTRKVTRALEMVSASKIRKAQDRMKTSRPYARVIKQVIGHLAQANSDYQHPYMIERKDPKRVGYVIVSSDRGLAGGLNNNLFRKLLGEMRKWQEQGVEVDVVTIGQKASVYFRRVKVNMLASVTHLGDKPHLEQLVGVIKVMLDAYSGGSIDRVFLCYNDFVNTMTQRAAFDQLLPLPEPETQVAKHDWDYIYEPDAETVLNHVLTRYIESLVYQAVLENVASEHAARMVAMKSASDNASKLIGTLNLVYNKARQAAITQEISEIVGGAAAV, from the coding sequence ATGGCCGGCGGCAGAGAAATCAAAACCAAGATCAAGAGCGTGCAGAACACCCGCAAGGTGACGCGCGCGCTCGAAATGGTCTCGGCTTCCAAGATCCGCAAGGCGCAGGATCGGATGAAGACCTCGCGCCCGTACGCGCGGGTCATCAAGCAGGTGATCGGTCATCTGGCCCAGGCCAATTCCGACTACCAGCATCCGTACATGATCGAGCGCAAGGATCCCAAGCGCGTCGGCTATGTGATCGTGTCGTCCGACCGCGGTCTGGCCGGCGGCCTCAACAACAACCTGTTCCGCAAGCTGCTGGGCGAAATGCGCAAGTGGCAGGAGCAGGGCGTCGAGGTCGACGTGGTCACCATCGGCCAGAAGGCCTCGGTGTACTTCCGCCGGGTCAAGGTCAACATGCTGGCCTCGGTCACCCATCTGGGCGACAAGCCGCACCTGGAGCAACTGGTCGGCGTGATCAAGGTGATGCTCGACGCGTACAGCGGCGGCAGCATCGATCGCGTGTTCCTTTGCTACAACGACTTCGTCAACACCATGACCCAGCGCGCGGCGTTCGATCAGCTGCTGCCGCTGCCGGAGCCGGAAACCCAGGTCGCCAAGCACGATTGGGACTACATCTACGAACCCGACGCGGAGACCGTGCTCAACCACGTGCTGACCCGCTACATCGAGTCGCTGGTGTACCAGGCGGTGCTGGAGAACGTGGCTTCCGAGCATGCCGCGCGCATGGTCGCGATGAAGTCGGCGAGCGACAACGCCAGCAAGCTGATCGGCACCTTGAACCTGGTCTACAACAAGGCCCGTCAGGCCGCGATCACCCAGGAAATCTCCGAAATCGTCGGCGGCGCCGCGGCGGTTTAA
- the atpD gene encoding F0F1 ATP synthase subunit beta: protein MSQGKIVQIIGAVVDVEFARESVPRVYDALKVENTAITLEVQQQLGDGIVRAIALGSTDGLKRNLVAINTGKGVSVPVGAGTLGRIMNVLGEPIDEAGPVEATEHWEIHRAAPDYADQSSGNELLETGIKVIDLMCPFAKGGKVGLFGGAGVGKTVNMLELINNIATEHAGLSVFAGVGERTREGNDFYHEMAEAGVIQLESLKDSKVAMVYGQMNEPPGNRLRVALTGLTMAEYFRDEKDADGKGRDVLFFVDNIYRYTLAGTEVSALLGRMPSAVGYQPTLAEEMGVLQERITSTKTGSITSIQAVYVPADDLTDPSPATTFAHLDATVVLSRNIASLGIYPAVDPLDSTSRQLDPNVIGAEHYDTARRVQATLQKYKELKDIIAILGMDELSEEDKQAVSRARKIERFFSQPFHVAEVFTGAPGKYVSLKDTIRGFKGICDGEYDHLPEQAFYMVGGIEEAVEKAKKMGVG, encoded by the coding sequence ATGAGCCAGGGCAAGATCGTTCAGATCATCGGTGCGGTCGTCGACGTCGAGTTCGCACGCGAGTCGGTTCCGCGCGTGTACGACGCGTTGAAGGTCGAGAACACCGCCATCACCCTCGAAGTGCAGCAGCAGCTGGGCGACGGCATCGTGCGCGCGATCGCGCTCGGTTCCACCGACGGTCTCAAGCGCAACCTGGTGGCGATCAACACCGGCAAGGGCGTGTCGGTGCCGGTCGGCGCGGGCACCCTGGGCCGCATCATGAACGTGCTCGGCGAGCCGATCGACGAAGCCGGTCCGGTCGAAGCCACCGAGCATTGGGAAATCCACCGCGCGGCGCCCGATTACGCCGACCAGTCCTCGGGCAACGAGCTGCTGGAAACCGGCATCAAGGTCATCGACCTGATGTGCCCGTTCGCCAAGGGCGGCAAGGTCGGCCTGTTCGGCGGCGCCGGCGTGGGCAAGACGGTCAACATGCTCGAGCTGATCAACAACATCGCCACCGAGCACGCCGGTCTGTCGGTGTTCGCCGGCGTCGGCGAGCGCACCCGCGAAGGCAACGACTTCTACCACGAGATGGCCGAAGCCGGCGTCATCCAGCTCGAGAGCCTGAAGGACTCGAAGGTCGCGATGGTGTACGGCCAGATGAACGAGCCGCCGGGCAACCGCCTGCGCGTCGCGCTGACCGGCCTGACCATGGCCGAGTACTTCCGCGACGAGAAGGACGCCGACGGCAAGGGCCGCGACGTGCTGTTCTTCGTCGACAACATCTACCGCTACACCCTGGCCGGCACCGAAGTGTCGGCGCTGCTCGGCCGCATGCCGTCGGCGGTGGGTTACCAGCCGACCCTGGCCGAGGAAATGGGCGTTCTGCAGGAACGCATCACCTCGACCAAGACCGGCTCGATCACCTCGATCCAGGCCGTGTACGTGCCCGCCGACGACTTGACCGACCCGTCGCCCGCGACCACCTTCGCCCACCTCGACGCCACCGTCGTGTTGAGCCGTAACATCGCTTCGCTGGGTATCTACCCGGCGGTCGATCCGCTCGACTCGACCTCGCGTCAGCTCGACCCGAACGTGATCGGCGCCGAGCACTACGACACCGCGCGCCGCGTCCAGGCCACCTTGCAGAAGTACAAGGAGCTCAAGGACATCATCGCGATCCTCGGCATGGACGAGCTGTCGGAAGAAGACAAGCAGGCCGTGTCGCGCGCGCGCAAGATCGAGCGTTTCTTCTCGCAGCCGTTCCACGTCGCCGAAGTGTTCACCGGCGCCCCGGGCAAGTACGTGTCGCTGAAGGACACGATCCGCGGCTTCAAGGGCATCTGCGACGGCGAATACGACCACCTGCCGGAGCAGGCGTTCTACATGGTCGGCGGCATCGAGGAAGCGGTCGAGAAGGCCAAGAAGATGGGCGTGGGCTGA
- the atpB gene encoding F0F1 ATP synthase subunit A: protein MKVSFVSEQTGSGGLNEYIKHHLTHNTSEVFGSEALSKFNFDSWIVALVLGLLFILWFGLAARKATAGVPSKGQAFVEIILEFIDGQVKDTFHGDRRTVTPLALTIFMWVVFMNTMDLLPLDLFGWLVHVTAGPEAAHHTYFRAVPTADLNTTFAISASVFFILIGHAISAKGAGGFGKELVTAPFHAHGVMKIVLVPVNLVMNIIEWLVKPVSLAMRLFGNMYGGELVFMLIAGLMGSIYTFVPGVLANAAWAIFHILIILLQAFIFMILTVVYIAGARESH from the coding sequence ATGAAGGTGTCTTTCGTGAGTGAACAGACCGGTTCGGGCGGCCTGAACGAATACATCAAGCACCATTTGACCCACAACACCAGTGAGGTCTTTGGCAGCGAGGCGTTGTCGAAGTTCAACTTCGACTCGTGGATCGTCGCCCTGGTGCTCGGTTTGCTGTTCATCCTGTGGTTCGGCCTGGCGGCGCGCAAGGCCACCGCGGGCGTTCCCAGCAAGGGCCAGGCGTTCGTCGAGATCATCCTCGAGTTCATCGACGGCCAGGTCAAGGACACCTTCCACGGCGACCGCCGCACGGTGACTCCGCTGGCGCTGACCATCTTCATGTGGGTCGTGTTCATGAACACGATGGACCTGCTGCCGCTCGACCTGTTCGGTTGGCTGGTGCACGTCACCGCCGGTCCGGAAGCGGCGCACCACACGTATTTCCGCGCGGTTCCGACCGCCGATCTCAACACCACCTTCGCGATCTCGGCCTCGGTGTTCTTCATCCTGATCGGCCACGCGATCTCGGCCAAGGGCGCCGGCGGCTTCGGCAAGGAACTGGTCACCGCGCCGTTCCACGCGCACGGCGTGATGAAGATCGTGCTGGTGCCGGTCAACCTGGTCATGAACATCATTGAGTGGCTGGTCAAGCCGGTTTCGCTCGCGATGCGACTGTTCGGCAACATGTACGGCGGCGAGCTGGTGTTCATGCTCATCGCCGGTCTGATGGGAAGCATCTACACCTTCGTGCCTGGCGTTCTCGCCAACGCCGCCTGGGCGATCTTCCATATCCTGATCATCCTGTTGCAGGCCTTCATCTTCATGATCCTCACGGTCGTCTACATCGCAGGCGCCCGCGAAAGCCATTGA
- a CDS encoding F0F1 ATP synthase subunit B yields MNPNMTFFGQMLSFAILVWFTMKFIWPPLNAAIEARQKKIAEGLANAEGAEVLIQQAQAQADEVVREARTKANEVIEQAHQRANQIVDQAKTDAMVEGTRLKALADAEIAAAADRAREELRKQVSALAVSGAEKLLKREIDANAHKALLDELAAEI; encoded by the coding sequence ATGAATCCCAACATGACTTTCTTCGGTCAGATGCTCTCCTTCGCGATCCTCGTATGGTTCACGATGAAGTTCATTTGGCCGCCGCTGAACGCAGCGATCGAAGCGCGCCAGAAGAAGATCGCCGAAGGTCTGGCGAACGCCGAAGGCGCCGAAGTTCTCATCCAGCAGGCGCAAGCGCAGGCGGACGAGGTCGTGCGCGAAGCCCGTACCAAGGCCAACGAGGTCATCGAACAGGCCCATCAGCGCGCCAACCAGATCGTCGATCAGGCCAAGACCGATGCAATGGTCGAAGGCACGCGTCTGAAAGCGCTGGCCGATGCCGAGATCGCCGCCGCCGCCGATCGCGCTCGCGAGGAACTGCGCAAGCAGGTGTCCGCGCTGGCCGTGAGCGGCGCCGAAAAACTGCTCAAGCGCGAAATCGACGCCAACGCCCACAAGGCGCTGCTCGACGAGCTTGCCGCAGAAATCTGA
- the lpdA gene encoding dihydrolipoyl dehydrogenase encodes MANSIEVKVPDIGDYDGVPVIELLVAVGDTVKKDQGLVTLESDKATMEVPSSADGVVKSISVKIGDKVAEGAVIAILEAAGDSAAASDTKAPLPPAGEVAAPRAAGEGTPAGAPPSQPSPASGGRSEATASAATNAPATPAPTAASASGRKADVECRMLVLGSGPGGYTAAFRAADLGLDTVLVERYASLGGVCLNVGCIPSKALLHAAAVIDEAQHASDYGVSFGQPTIDLDALRKYKEKVVGQLTKGLAGMAKQRKVRVVAGTGSFISPNELEVTGEGGTQLIRFEQCIIAAGSQAVKLPNFPWDDKRVMDSTDALELADIPKKLLVVGGGIIGLEMATVYRALGSEVTVVEFLDQLMPGADPDLVKPLADRLKKQGVAVHLKTKAAGTEVVKDGIKVSFEGDKAPDAQVYDRVLVAVGRSPNGGKIGADKAGVGVTDRGFIPVDRQMRTNVPHIFAIGDLVGNPMLAHKATHEGKLAAEVAAGEKKEWVARVIPSVAYTDPEIAWVGVTETEAKAKGLKVGVGKFPWAASGRAIGIGRTEGFTKLIFDEATHRIVGGGIVGVHAGDLISEVGLAIEMGCEVADIGHTIHPHPTLSESIGMAAEVFDGTITDLYIPKKKA; translated from the coding sequence ATGGCCAACAGCATCGAAGTAAAGGTTCCCGATATCGGCGATTACGACGGCGTTCCCGTCATCGAGCTGCTGGTCGCGGTCGGCGACACGGTCAAGAAGGACCAGGGCCTGGTCACGCTGGAATCGGACAAGGCGACGATGGAAGTCCCGTCCTCGGCCGACGGCGTGGTCAAGTCGATCAGCGTCAAGATCGGCGACAAGGTGGCCGAGGGCGCGGTGATCGCGATCCTGGAAGCCGCGGGCGATTCCGCCGCCGCCAGCGACACCAAGGCACCTCTCCCGCCTGCGGGAGAGGTCGCCGCGCCTCGCGCGGCGGGTGAGGGCACGCCGGCCGGCGCGCCCCCATCCCAGCCTTCCCCCGCCAGCGGGGGAAGGAGCGAAGCAACGGCAAGCGCGGCGACGAATGCTCCGGCCACGCCCGCGCCCACCGCCGCCAGCGCGAGCGGCCGCAAGGCCGACGTCGAATGCCGCATGCTCGTGCTCGGCTCCGGCCCCGGCGGCTACACCGCCGCGTTCCGCGCCGCCGACCTCGGTCTCGACACGGTGCTGGTCGAGCGCTACGCGAGCCTGGGCGGCGTCTGCCTCAACGTCGGCTGCATTCCGTCCAAGGCGCTGCTGCACGCCGCCGCGGTCATCGACGAAGCCCAGCACGCCAGCGACTACGGCGTCAGCTTCGGCCAGCCGACGATCGATCTGGACGCGCTGCGCAAGTACAAGGAAAAAGTCGTCGGCCAGTTGACCAAGGGCCTGGCCGGCATGGCCAAGCAGCGCAAGGTGCGCGTGGTCGCCGGCACCGGCAGCTTCATTTCGCCGAACGAACTGGAGGTGACGGGCGAGGGCGGCACCCAGCTGATCCGCTTCGAGCAATGCATCATCGCCGCCGGTTCCCAGGCGGTGAAGCTGCCGAACTTCCCGTGGGACGACAAGCGGGTGATGGACTCGACCGACGCGCTGGAACTGGCCGATATCCCGAAGAAGTTGCTGGTGGTCGGCGGCGGCATCATCGGCCTGGAAATGGCCACCGTATACCGCGCGCTGGGCAGCGAAGTCACCGTGGTCGAATTCCTCGACCAGCTGATGCCCGGCGCCGATCCGGATCTGGTCAAGCCGCTCGCCGATCGCCTGAAGAAGCAGGGCGTGGCGGTGCATCTCAAGACCAAGGCCGCCGGCACCGAAGTGGTCAAGGACGGGATCAAGGTGTCGTTCGAAGGCGACAAGGCGCCCGATGCGCAGGTCTACGATCGCGTGCTGGTCGCGGTCGGCCGTTCGCCCAACGGCGGCAAGATCGGCGCCGACAAGGCCGGCGTCGGCGTGACCGATCGCGGCTTCATTCCGGTCGACCGGCAGATGCGCACCAACGTGCCGCATATCTTCGCCATCGGCGATCTGGTCGGTAACCCGATGCTCGCGCACAAGGCCACTCACGAAGGCAAGCTCGCCGCCGAAGTGGCCGCGGGCGAGAAGAAGGAGTGGGTCGCGCGGGTGATCCCGTCGGTGGCCTACACCGATCCGGAAATCGCCTGGGTCGGCGTCACCGAGACCGAAGCCAAGGCCAAGGGCCTGAAGGTCGGCGTCGGCAAGTTCCCGTGGGCTGCCAGCGGTCGCGCGATCGGCATCGGCCGCACCGAGGGCTTCACCAAGCTGATCTTCGACGAAGCCACCCACCGCATCGTCGGCGGCGGCATCGTCGGCGTGCATGCGGGCGACCTGATTTCCGAAGTGGGCCTGGCGATCGAAATGGGTTGCGAAGTCGCCGACATCGGCCACACCATCCATCCACACCCGACTCTGAGCGAGTCGATCGGCATGGCGGCGGAGGTGTTCGATGGGACGATCACGGATTTGTACATTCCGAAGAAGAAAGCCTGA
- the atpE gene encoding F0F1 ATP synthase subunit C, with product MEYIANVQGLTAIAIGIIIGLGALGACLGIALMGSKFLESAARQPELVPMLQGRMFLLAGLIDAAFIIGLAVALFFAFANPLISVLQTAG from the coding sequence ATGGAGTACATCGCCAACGTTCAGGGTCTGACCGCGATCGCGATCGGCATCATCATCGGTCTCGGCGCGCTGGGCGCCTGCCTGGGCATCGCGCTCATGGGCTCGAAGTTCCTCGAATCCGCCGCGCGTCAGCCGGAGCTGGTGCCGATGCTGCAGGGCCGTATGTTCCTGCTCGCCGGCCTGATCGACGCCGCGTTCATCATCGGCCTCGCCGTTGCTCTGTTCTTCGCGTTCGCCAACCCGCTGATCAGCGTCCTGCAGACCGCTGGCTGA
- a CDS encoding DUF2061 domain-containing protein has protein sequence MSKTLSFACVHFSVAFLVGYLMTGSVWVGGALALVEPACNTVAFHLHEKVWKRIETRRAAQAVAGTPLTT, from the coding sequence ATGAGCAAGACCCTCAGCTTCGCCTGCGTGCATTTCTCGGTCGCCTTCCTGGTCGGTTACCTGATGACCGGCAGCGTCTGGGTCGGCGGGGCGCTGGCCCTGGTCGAACCGGCCTGCAACACCGTGGCCTTCCATCTGCACGAGAAAGTCTGGAAGCGCATCGAAACCCGTCGCGCCGCCCAGGCCGTCGCCGGCACGCCGTTGACGACGTGA
- a CDS encoding F0F1 ATP synthase subunit delta, which translates to MSQNLTLARPYARAAFSLARDAGRSAQWSDALAFSARVAADPQVSALLGHPQLSAADAIALIAIDGADESVQRFLALLADNRRLALLPEISGLFEELRAEADRVVKAKVTSANDLPAAELDAIKAALTKRFGRQVDIETAVDASLIGGAVIDAGDVVIDGSLKGKLARLQTALAG; encoded by the coding sequence ATGAGCCAGAACCTCACCCTCGCCCGACCGTATGCACGCGCCGCGTTTTCGCTGGCGCGCGATGCCGGCCGTTCCGCGCAATGGTCCGACGCGCTCGCCTTCTCGGCGCGCGTCGCCGCCGATCCGCAGGTGTCCGCGTTGCTCGGTCACCCGCAGCTGAGCGCCGCCGACGCGATCGCCCTGATCGCGATCGACGGTGCGGACGAGTCGGTGCAGCGCTTCCTCGCGCTGCTGGCCGACAACCGCCGCCTCGCGCTGCTGCCGGAAATCTCCGGTCTGTTCGAAGAGCTGCGGGCCGAGGCCGACCGCGTGGTCAAGGCCAAGGTCACCTCCGCCAACGATCTGCCGGCGGCCGAACTCGATGCGATCAAGGCCGCGCTGACCAAGCGCTTCGGCCGCCAGGTCGACATCGAAACGGCGGTCGACGCATCGCTCATCGGCGGCGCGGTGATCGACGCGGGCGACGTGGTGATCGACGGCTCGCTCAAGGGCAAGCTCGCGCGCCTGCAGACGGCATTGGCCGGCTGA
- a CDS encoding GtrA family protein: MSLGRQGRNYLLFGALQYFLDWGVMVGLSHLGMPVEAANLTGRICGALLGFWLNGRFTFASEDTRVGRRQFARFVTMWICTTILSTWAISAVDAYAGLQWTWAAKPVIEVILGGVGFVMSRHWVYRR, translated from the coding sequence GTGAGCCTGGGCCGGCAAGGCCGCAACTATCTGTTGTTCGGCGCCCTGCAGTACTTCCTGGACTGGGGCGTGATGGTCGGGCTCAGCCATCTGGGCATGCCGGTGGAAGCGGCCAACCTGACCGGCCGCATCTGCGGCGCGCTGCTCGGGTTCTGGCTCAACGGCCGCTTCACCTTCGCCAGCGAAGACACCCGGGTCGGGCGCCGGCAGTTCGCGCGCTTCGTGACCATGTGGATCTGCACGACGATTCTCAGCACCTGGGCGATCAGCGCGGTCGATGCGTATGCCGGCCTGCAATGGACCTGGGCGGCCAAGCCGGTGATCGAGGTGATCCTCGGCGGGGTCGGGTTCGTGATGTCGCGGCATTGGGTGTATCGGCGCTGA
- a CDS encoding F0F1 ATP synthase subunit epsilon: MATTFRCDIVSAEEEIFHGEATLLVATGEIGELGIAPRHAPLITRLKPGKVVVTLPNGEQLDFAVSGGILEVQPQVVTVLADTAIRAQDIDEAAVRAAKEEAERALANRGPQMDIAEAQSKLAEAMAQLQALERLRKNMKH; the protein is encoded by the coding sequence ATGGCCACCACGTTCCGTTGCGACATCGTCAGCGCCGAGGAAGAAATCTTCCATGGCGAGGCGACGCTGCTCGTCGCCACCGGCGAGATCGGCGAACTCGGCATCGCGCCGCGCCATGCACCGCTGATCACGCGCCTGAAGCCGGGCAAGGTCGTGGTGACCCTGCCCAACGGCGAGCAACTGGATTTCGCCGTGTCCGGCGGCATTCTCGAAGTGCAGCCGCAGGTCGTCACCGTGCTGGCCGACACCGCGATCCGTGCCCAGGACATCGACGAAGCCGCCGTGCGCGCCGCCAAGGAAGAAGCCGAGCGCGCGCTGGCCAACCGCGGTCCGCAGATGGACATCGCCGAGGCCCAGAGCAAGCTGGCCGAAGCGATGGCGCAGCTGCAGGCGCTGGAGCGTCTGCGCAAGAACATGAAGCACTAA